Sequence from the Erythrobacter insulae genome:
GTATCATGCCCTGCGGCCGCCAATATGATGTAATAGCCCATCATATCGCGATCATTCAGCGGCTCTCCGTCAACCATTGAATTGGCAATCGTGCTGGCGACATCGGTCGTCGGATTGGCGCGTTTGTCTGCGGTGATCCCTGCAAAATAGGCTTCGAAATCTTTCACCGCACCCGCAACCAGCTGAGTGATCTGTTCCGGCGTCATCGCAGCCATGCCTGACTGGTTGAGATCTTCGTCCTGACCGCCAAACATCTGCTGTGTCAGCATCATCATGCGCGGCTCGTCCGCTTCGGGTACCCCAAGGATCTGCATAACGACGTGGAGCGGATAGGGACCCGAAACCTGCTTTACGAAATCAATGTCAGGCCCGGCATCCAGCATCCGATCCACCGCCCGATTGGCAATGGCGCGGATTTCACTCTCTATCGTTTTCAGGTTCTTGGGCATGAACCATTCCTGGGTCAGCTTGCGATACTGCATATGAATGGGCGCATCGAAAGTGACCAGGCTGGCGACCATATGTTCGCTGCCACCGGTCATCGCTTTGGCAAAGGCGATGCCCTCGTTTAGCGAAAAGACAACGGTTTGCGGGTTGTTGAGATAGGTCGCATTGTCTTTTGAAACCTGCATCACCTCGTCATATCCGGTCACCAGCCAGAACGGGCGGTGCACATCCTCCACGCCGTTTACCCGCACAACCGGAGACTGGGACCGGATGGCGTCGAACCGGTCCAGCAAGCTATCCCAGTTTGCATAGCTTTGCGGATCAATGACCGCACGGCTGTTTTCTGGATCGAGTGCCGGGATGCTGTTCATATTCTATGCTCCGACTTTGGCTTCATATTCATCGCGCAGCTCGCGCTTGTACAATTTGCCATTGGCTTCACGCGGCAAATCAGGCCTGAAATCGAACAGCTTGGGCATCTTCATCCGTGCCAGCTGCGGGGCAAGAAATTCGCGCAGTTCATGTTCCAACGCCTCGCCCGCATCAGCCATGTCGAGCGGCTGCACCACCGCCACAACCTTCTCACCCAGATCAGGATCAGGCGCACCGATTACGGCGGCATCCATCACCTTGTCATGCGTGACCAGCAGGTTCTCGATTTCCTGAGGATAGATATTGACCCCGCCCGAAATGATCATGTGGCTTTTGCGGTCGGTCAGGAACAGAAACCCGTCTTCGTCGAGATGACCGATATCACCAAGCGTCATCCACCCTTTGGGATGCATCGCCTCTCGCGTTTTTTCCGGGTCGTTGTGGTAAGTCGGCAAAAGAGCGTTCTCGAAATAGATCAGACCGTCCTGACCCGCTGGCAGATCCTCGCCCTCGGCTCCGCAAACATGCAGCGTGCCGTAAATCGCCTTGCCGACGCTGCCGGGGTGCGTAAGCCAGTCTTCGGATTTGACCAAGGTCATTCCGATGCCCTCGCTTCCTGCGTAATACTCGTTCACGATCGGGCCCCACCATTCGATCATTTCCTGTTTGATCGGCACCGGGCAAGGAGCAGCAGCATGCAGAGCGCGTTGATGGCTAGACAGGTCATATCTGGTACGCAGCGCCGGATCGAGCTTCAGGAACCGTACAAAGTGGGTGGGGACCCACTGGCTGTCTGTAACCTTGTAATCCTGAATGGCTTTCAAAGCGGCCTCGGGCTCGAATTTCTCCATCACCACCACTGTCCCGCCGAGCCTGTGCGCGGTCGAAGCCCAGCCGATCGGGGCGGCATGATAAAGCGGCGCTGGCGAAAGATAGATCATCGAGCCATCCGCAGGCATTCCTGCCCCCATCATCGCAAGGCCCATCAAAGGATTGGGAGCAAGCGGATCGGGGTCTTCGGGCGGCGCGGGTCGAATGCCTTTCGGCCGTCCGGTCGTCCCTGACGAGTACAGCATCACCAACCCGGCGCTTTGATCCGCAATCGGATCGGCGCTTTGCGCATCCAGTTGAGCCGCAAAATCGCTTTCGTCACCCGATCCAATCGTAAGTATCGGAACATCGGGACAGGCTTCGCGAATGCCGGGCAAGATATCTTCAAAAGCCGCCGAGGTGATCAGAAATTTCGCTTCACTATCCCGCAGGATATATGCGATTTCCGGCGCGGTCAGACGCGTTGAAATCGGAACAAGCATCGTTCCAGCTCGCTGCGAGCCCCAAATTATTGTGAAAAACTCCATTCGGTTTTCCAGCAAGACCGCAAAGGCATCATTGGCGCGCAATCCGCGTGCGCGCAGCAGTTGCGCAAACCGGTTGGCGGCAGCGTCCAGCTCTCCGAAGGTCATTTGCGCGCCGCTGCCTGCCATAATCACAGCGGGATCATCAGGCCTCGTCTGGGCATGGGCGATCGGATGCAAGGTCATAATTTTCCTCTCCCTTGCGCACTGCGTTATCTGCGTGCGCGATTCACTCTCTATTTGAAACCTAACGGAGGAAAGGCACCACTCAAGTGAAATCGGAAAAAGAGTGCCGAGGCCGCGGCACACAAAAAAGGCGGCGGGTAAACCCGCCGCCCATACTCGGACATCCTCTCCAATGTCCGGCCCGCTCTGTGGCGGGCAATTTCTTAGCGGCTTACTGGCCGCCGCGGCCGGTCAACTGCGTGTCATCAGACAGAGCGACCTGCGCTTCGGTTTCTACCATATAGGGAATTGGATTGACTGCAACCCCATCAAGGCGGACTTCGTAATGGAGGTGGGGGCCGGTCGAGCGGCCAGTTGAGCCGACATAGCCGATCACGTCGCCCTTACGCACGGTATCACCAGCGGCCACTGCGAGTTTGGACATGTGCGCATAGCGCGTTTCAAGATCAGAACCATGATCGATGCTGATATAAAGCCCGTAGCTTGAGAACCAGTCGGCCCGTTCAATGATACCGTCGGCGGTAGCGTAAACCGGGGTGCCGGTGGGCGCGGCCAGATCGACACCTTTATGACGGGCGCGGCGACGCAGAACCGGGTGGTTGCGCATGCCGTATCCGCTGGTCAGCTTCGCGCCAGCCAGTGGCATGCGCGAAGGAACAGATACAACCGGCTGCTCGGTTACAGGTGAGCCTGGTCCGGCCCGATCAAGAGCGGTCCAGCTTGCGAACAGTTGGCGGAAACGCGGATCGCCCGACGCCAGACCCTCGGCTTTGCCTTCATCGATTGTCTGGGTGATATCAGCAGCTGAGCTCGCATTGCTGGCGGCGTTGGCTGAGGTATTTGCAGCGGCCGGAGCAGCGGCGATAAGAGAAGCGGCAGCGAATACGCCTGCCGCAACCTTGGAGATAGAACGCTTGAAAAGCGTATTCATACTGACCCGGTCCTTACTTTTCGGCGGTATCGCCTGCGCGCTTCATCAGCGCACTTTCAAGAATTGGAACCCCATCCGATTGCAGTCTTCATTGCTGCGTTGAGCCGGCTGGCGCTTGTCGAGATGGGCAAAACAGCCTGTCACAACTTGTAAGATCAGAGTTATCGGGCCGAAATCTTAAAGCGCAACTTCCGCGTAGAATTCGCGCGACAAACCGGCTGCAAGACGGGCTGAGTCGTTGAATGGCGGCTTAACGGAGCCTTTGAAGTAACGCTGGACCAGTGTTTTCCACAGTGATTCTGGCGGTTTTCCTTGCTTTGCGGCGCAT
This genomic interval carries:
- a CDS encoding acyl-CoA synthetase, whose protein sequence is MTLHPIAHAQTRPDDPAVIMAGSGAQMTFGELDAAANRFAQLLRARGLRANDAFAVLLENRMEFFTIIWGSQRAGTMLVPISTRLTAPEIAYILRDSEAKFLITSAAFEDILPGIREACPDVPILTIGSGDESDFAAQLDAQSADPIADQSAGLVMLYSSGTTGRPKGIRPAPPEDPDPLAPNPLMGLAMMGAGMPADGSMIYLSPAPLYHAAPIGWASTAHRLGGTVVVMEKFEPEAALKAIQDYKVTDSQWVPTHFVRFLKLDPALRTRYDLSSHQRALHAAAPCPVPIKQEMIEWWGPIVNEYYAGSEGIGMTLVKSEDWLTHPGSVGKAIYGTLHVCGAEGEDLPAGQDGLIYFENALLPTYHNDPEKTREAMHPKGWMTLGDIGHLDEDGFLFLTDRKSHMIISGGVNIYPQEIENLLVTHDKVMDAAVIGAPDPDLGEKVVAVVQPLDMADAGEALEHELREFLAPQLARMKMPKLFDFRPDLPREANGKLYKRELRDEYEAKVGA
- a CDS encoding M23 family metallopeptidase, encoding MNTLFKRSISKVAAGVFAAASLIAAAPAAANTSANAASNASSAADITQTIDEGKAEGLASGDPRFRQLFASWTALDRAGPGSPVTEQPVVSVPSRMPLAGAKLTSGYGMRNHPVLRRRARHKGVDLAAPTGTPVYATADGIIERADWFSSYGLYISIDHGSDLETRYAHMSKLAVAAGDTVRKGDVIGYVGSTGRSTGPHLHYEVRLDGVAVNPIPYMVETEAQVALSDDTQLTGRGGQ
- a CDS encoding cytochrome P450 translates to MNSIPALDPENSRAVIDPQSYANWDSLLDRFDAIRSQSPVVRVNGVEDVHRPFWLVTGYDEVMQVSKDNATYLNNPQTVVFSLNEGIAFAKAMTGGSEHMVASLVTFDAPIHMQYRKLTQEWFMPKNLKTIESEIRAIANRAVDRMLDAGPDIDFVKQVSGPYPLHVVMQILGVPEADEPRMMMLTQQMFGGQDEDLNQSGMAAMTPEQITQLVAGAVKDFEAYFAGITADKRANPTTDVASTIANSMVDGEPLNDRDMMGYYIILAAAGHDTTSASTAGAMLALAQDPEQFAQVKADRTMLAGIVEEAIRWTSPVQHFMRTVATDTQLGGQDLKQGDWLMINYVAANHDPAQFDDPRRFDAGRSPNRHLAFGAGAHQCLGLHLARLEMRILFEVLLDRIETVELVGNAPRAKSTFVGGLKSLPLRISAA